The Amblyomma americanum isolate KBUSLIRL-KWMA chromosome 5, ASM5285725v1, whole genome shotgun sequence genome window below encodes:
- the LOC144134444 gene encoding kelch domain-containing protein 3-like yields MTTLRTRKVCATVRITLFKPLSLLTARGETSGSFAPFVTRFATGFDAVSLRWSKIPVQGDLDSVPFHRHGHTVVAYRDYVYLWGGRDDNGACNIVYRFDTASLTWLRPNTTGQTPRARKGHSACVVGSDMYVFGGFEDRLFRDVHVLGLDTMHWRPLVTTGASPEWRGFHSAVVIGSRIYVWGGRCALDSGTALLATEDYSNRLVYLDTASDVWVRPEAEGTRPLARCGHTAFVYNGEMYLFGGYNGLLGSFFADMYKYDTEACQWSEVEPIGKGPCPRTGHCCSLVGDRLFIFGGIR; encoded by the exons ATGACAACATTAAGAACGAGAAAAGTATGTGCGACAGTTCGCATCACTTTGTTTAAGCCTCTGTCGCTTCTCACTGCGCGAGGCGAAACATCGGGAAGTTTTGCGCCGTTTGTTACTCGCTTTGCCACTGGTTTTGACGCAGTCTCGCTCCGCTGGTCGAAGATCCCGGTGCAAGGCGACTTAGACAGCGTGCCCTTCCATCGGCATGGCCACACGGTGGTGGCATACAGAGATTACGTCTACCTGTGGGGAGGCCGTGATGACAACGGAGCCTGCAACATCGTGTACCGTTTTGACACCG CGTCGTTGACCTGGCTCCGTCCAAACACCACGGGGCAGACACCCAGGGCACGCAAAGGCCACTCGGCATGCGTAGTGGGCAGCGACATGTACGTGTTCGGTGGGTTCGAGGACCGGCTCTTCCGGGACGTGCACGTGCTAGGCCTGGACACCATGCACTGGCGCCCCCTGGTCACCACG GGCGCTTCACCAGAGTGGCGCGGTTTCCACTCCGCCGTGGTCATCGGCAGCCGCATCTACGTATGGGGCGGCAGGTGTGCCTTGGACAGCGGGACCGCCTTGTTAGCCACTGAGGACTACAGCAACCGGCTCGTCTACCTGGACACCGCCAGCGACGTCTGGGTGCGACCCGAAGCAGAAGGCACCAGGCCGCTAGCGCGATGCGGTCACACGGCCT TTGTCTACAATGGCGAAATGTATCTGTTCGGCGGATACAATGGTCTCTTGGGAAGTTTCTTCGCCGACATGTACAAGTACGACACAG AGGCCTGTCAATGGAGTGAAGTGGAGCCGATTGGCAAGGGACCCTGCCCTCGCACTGGTCACTGCTGTTCCTTGGTCGGTGACCGACTGTTTATCTTCGGTGGTATCAG ATGA